In Pseudomonas fluorescens, a genomic segment contains:
- a CDS encoding RodZ domain-containing protein: MKAAHPEVVAANRVNPGETLRQARESNGWSLAEVALKLNLTTTSLGNLEAGAFDKLPGHTFARGYIRAYAKLLGIDQAVLVQEFDQFTGTDSQGSNVHGLGRIEEPVRVSHTILRIVSLLLLIAVIGGGFLWWQDQTSQRGKDLASNSMEHVEVESADGTTQIHPLDEPEDQAVVEGQAAPQVPPATEQPIPDAGTATAVVPAPATPAVPSTPAVPAHTPVAPAAQAHAPAVPAQAPATTAPAAPAAPAISPPTTPALIAGDGHVQITFVADCWTQLTDGNGKVLFSGLKRKGDTLDQGGKPPLTLRLGFARGAQVAYNGQPVDVAPFTSGETARLKLGQ; the protein is encoded by the coding sequence ATGAAAGCGGCGCACCCGGAAGTTGTAGCAGCTAATCGCGTAAACCCAGGCGAGACCTTGCGTCAGGCCCGCGAAAGCAATGGTTGGTCGCTGGCAGAAGTGGCCCTCAAGCTCAATTTGACCACCACGTCCCTGGGCAACCTGGAAGCCGGCGCGTTCGACAAGCTGCCTGGGCATACCTTTGCCCGCGGCTATATCCGCGCCTATGCCAAATTGCTGGGCATCGACCAGGCCGTCCTGGTCCAGGAGTTCGACCAGTTCACCGGTACCGACTCCCAGGGCAGCAATGTCCATGGCCTGGGTCGCATCGAAGAGCCGGTGCGGGTTTCCCACACGATCTTGCGTATTGTCAGCCTGTTACTGTTGATCGCCGTCATCGGCGGTGGCTTCCTCTGGTGGCAGGACCAGACTTCCCAGCGCGGCAAGGACCTGGCCAGTAACAGCATGGAGCACGTCGAAGTCGAGAGCGCCGACGGCACCACCCAGATTCACCCGCTCGACGAGCCGGAAGACCAGGCTGTTGTCGAAGGCCAGGCTGCGCCCCAGGTGCCGCCCGCCACCGAGCAACCGATACCGGATGCAGGCACTGCAACCGCCGTAGTACCTGCTCCGGCTACACCGGCCGTTCCAAGTACCCCGGCCGTACCTGCTCATACTCCGGTAGCGCCTGCTGCCCAGGCCCATGCACCGGCTGTTCCCGCCCAGGCTCCTGCGACTACCGCCCCAGCTGCCCCGGCGGCGCCCGCGATTTCGCCGCCCACCACACCTGCGTTGATCGCGGGTGACGGGCACGTACAAATCACCTTTGTTGCTGATTGCTGGACGCAGCTCACCGATGGCAATGGCAAAGTGCTGTTCAGCGGTCTGAAGCGTAAGGGCGACACGCTCGACCAGGGCGGCAAACCACCTTTGACGCTGCGTCTGGGCTTTGCCCGTGGCGCGCAAGTGGCCTACAACGGCCAGCCTGTGGACGTGGCGCCGTTCACCAGTGGCGAGACCGCTCGCCTGAAGTTGGGACAATAG
- the iscX gene encoding Fe-S cluster assembly protein IscX, translated as MSLKWVDVQEIAILLADGNPDMDPYSLNFVALRDMVMALPGFDDERDRGGEKVLEAIQTAWKEEQD; from the coding sequence ATGAGTCTTAAATGGGTTGATGTGCAAGAAATCGCTATCCTGTTGGCCGACGGCAACCCGGATATGGATCCCTATTCGCTGAACTTTGTTGCTTTGCGTGACATGGTCATGGCCTTGCCAGGTTTTGACGATGAGCGTGATCGCGGTGGCGAAAAGGTTTTGGAAGCTATTCAGACAGCCTGGAAAGAAGAACAGGACTGA
- the rlmN gene encoding 23S rRNA (adenine(2503)-C(2))-methyltransferase RlmN: MTTSTVKTNLLGLTQQEMEKFFDSIGEKRFRAGQVMKWIHHFGVDDFDAMTNVSKALRDKLKAIAEVRGPEVVSEDISSDGTRKWVVRVASGSCVETVYIPQGKRGTLCVSSQAGCALDCSFCSTGKQGFNSNLTAAEVIGQVWIANKSFGSVPATVDRAITNVVMMGMGEPLLNFDNVVAAMHLMMDDLGYGISKRRVTLSTSGVVPMIDELSKHIDVSLALSLHAPNDALRNQLVPINKKYPLKMLLESCQRYMSSLGEKRVLTIEYTLLKDINDKVEHAVEMIELLKNIPCKINLIPFNPFPHSGYERPSNNAIRRFQDQLHQAGFNVTVRTTRGEDIDAACGQLVGQVLDRTRRSERYIAVRELSATDDMPQSAANRT, translated from the coding sequence ATGACTACATCGACTGTAAAAACCAACCTGCTGGGTCTGACTCAACAGGAAATGGAAAAATTCTTCGACTCAATCGGGGAGAAGCGTTTCCGTGCCGGTCAGGTAATGAAGTGGATTCACCACTTTGGCGTCGACGATTTCGATGCCATGACGAACGTCAGCAAGGCCCTGCGTGACAAGCTCAAGGCCATTGCCGAGGTCCGTGGTCCGGAAGTTGTCAGCGAGGACATCTCCAGCGACGGCACCCGTAAATGGGTGGTGCGCGTGGCGTCCGGCAGCTGCGTCGAGACCGTATACATTCCCCAGGGCAAACGCGGCACCTTGTGCGTTTCGTCCCAGGCAGGCTGTGCCCTGGATTGCAGTTTCTGCTCCACCGGCAAGCAAGGCTTCAATAGCAACCTCACCGCCGCCGAAGTCATTGGCCAGGTGTGGATTGCCAACAAATCCTTTGGCAGCGTCCCGGCGACCGTCGACCGTGCCATCACCAACGTGGTGATGATGGGCATGGGTGAGCCGCTGCTGAACTTCGACAACGTGGTTGCGGCCATGCACCTGATGATGGACGACCTGGGCTACGGCATCTCCAAGCGCCGTGTGACCCTGTCGACTTCCGGCGTGGTGCCGATGATCGATGAGCTGTCCAAGCACATCGACGTCTCCCTGGCGTTGTCGCTGCACGCACCGAATGACGCATTGCGTAACCAATTGGTGCCGATCAACAAGAAGTATCCGCTTAAGATGCTGCTCGAATCTTGCCAGCGCTATATGTCGTCCCTGGGCGAAAAGCGCGTGCTGACCATCGAGTACACCTTGCTCAAGGACATCAACGACAAGGTCGAACACGCGGTCGAGATGATCGAGTTGCTCAAGAACATCCCGTGCAAGATCAACCTGATTCCGTTCAACCCGTTTCCCCATTCTGGCTACGAGCGGCCGAGCAACAACGCCATCCGCCGTTTCCAGGATCAACTGCACCAGGCGGGCTTCAATGTCACCGTACGTACCACCCGTGGTGAAGACATCGACGCCGCTTGTGGCCAATTGGTAGGACAGGTGCTGGATCGCACCCGTCGCAGCGAACGTTATATCGCGGTGCGCGAACTGAGTGCCACCGACGATATGCCGCAAAGCGCTGCGAATCGAACCTGA
- a CDS encoding YfgM family protein has product MSSTDDEQLAEFKDWWQRNGKPLVTGGLLALVVVFGWQAWHKYQANQSQGASILYQQLLETTLTPDGKPDPAQVADLASKLKNEFGGSTYAQYGSLFVAKVAVDTGKLDDAAAELKAVADKPTNPTLGEIARQRLAQVLAAQNKADEALKLLDGDADKAFVATREELKGDLLVQLGRTDEANAAYQKAKAALSDEAAVGGLQIKLDDLAKGDA; this is encoded by the coding sequence GTGTCGAGTACTGATGATGAGCAGTTGGCCGAGTTCAAGGACTGGTGGCAGCGTAACGGCAAGCCCCTGGTTACCGGTGGCCTGCTGGCTTTAGTGGTGGTGTTCGGCTGGCAAGCCTGGCACAAGTATCAGGCCAACCAATCCCAAGGCGCCTCGATCCTCTATCAGCAATTGCTGGAAACCACCCTTACGCCGGACGGCAAGCCCGATCCTGCACAGGTGGCTGACCTGGCAAGCAAGCTGAAGAACGAATTTGGCGGCAGTACCTACGCCCAATACGGCAGCCTGTTCGTCGCGAAAGTCGCGGTCGATACCGGCAAGCTGGACGATGCAGCCGCTGAACTGAAGGCCGTCGCCGACAAGCCGACCAACCCGACCCTGGGTGAAATCGCACGTCAGCGCCTGGCCCAGGTATTGGCGGCACAGAACAAGGCCGACGAAGCACTCAAACTGCTCGACGGCGATGCTGACAAGGCATTTGTAGCCACTCGCGAAGAGCTCAAGGGGGACCTGTTGGTCCAATTGGGTCGTACCGACGAAGCCAATGCTGCGTACCAAAAAGCCAAGGCGGCGCTGTCTGATGAAGCGGCGGTCGGTGGCTTACAAATCAAGCTCGACGACTTGGCCAAAGGGGATGCGTGA
- the pilW gene encoding type IV pilus biogenesis/stability protein PilW yields MPLRLALLLLVTGLAAGCVSSGHDSPLQTGKGREEARAAYVQLGLGYLRQGMSEQAKVPLRKAIELDRDDADANAALALVFQAQAEPELADQYFNKALASRPADPRLLNNYGSFLFEQKRYDQASRYFQQASADTLYPERSRVFENLGVTSKRLGLRDSARQQLEKALHLNSRQPRALLEMAELSYEDRHYVPARDYYERFSLLSGQNARSLLLGVRLATVHEERDTAARFGQQLERLYPGTPEYQQYLSEQ; encoded by the coding sequence ATGCCCTTGCGCCTTGCGCTGCTCCTGCTGGTTACCGGTCTTGCGGCCGGTTGTGTTTCATCGGGCCATGACAGCCCTTTGCAAACCGGCAAGGGCCGTGAAGAGGCGCGAGCGGCCTATGTTCAGTTGGGCCTGGGTTACCTGCGCCAAGGCATGAGCGAGCAAGCCAAGGTGCCGTTGAGAAAGGCCATTGAGCTGGACCGCGACGATGCCGACGCCAATGCTGCACTGGCCTTGGTGTTCCAGGCCCAGGCCGAGCCTGAACTGGCCGACCAGTATTTCAACAAGGCCCTGGCCTCCCGTCCTGCCGACCCACGGCTGCTGAACAACTACGGCAGCTTTCTGTTCGAGCAGAAACGCTATGACCAGGCTTCTCGTTATTTCCAGCAAGCCAGCGCCGATACCCTCTATCCTGAGCGCTCGCGCGTTTTCGAGAACCTGGGAGTGACCTCCAAGCGCCTCGGTCTGCGCGACAGCGCGCGCCAGCAGTTGGAAAAAGCCCTGCACCTGAACAGTCGCCAGCCACGAGCCTTGCTCGAAATGGCTGAGTTGTCCTACGAAGACAGGCATTATGTGCCGGCACGTGACTATTACGAGCGTTTTAGCCTGCTCAGCGGGCAAAATGCACGTAGTCTATTGCTCGGCGTGCGCCTGGCGACGGTTCATGAAGAACGCGACACGGCCGCACGTTTTGGCCAGCAACTCGAACGACTCTATCCCGGTACCCCGGAATATCAGCAATACCTGTCGGAGCAATGA
- the fdx gene encoding ISC system 2Fe-2S type ferredoxin, translating into MPQVIFLPHAEHCPDGMVVEAETGKSILEVAHDNHIEIESACGGVCACTTCHCIIREGFNSLEEADELEEDFLDRAWGLEATSRLSCQAKVGTEDITVEIPKYSLNHAAEAPH; encoded by the coding sequence ATGCCGCAGGTCATTTTTCTGCCACACGCCGAGCACTGCCCGGACGGTATGGTTGTTGAGGCTGAGACCGGCAAGTCCATCCTCGAAGTTGCCCATGACAACCACATCGAGATCGAAAGTGCCTGTGGTGGAGTGTGCGCTTGCACCACCTGCCACTGCATCATTCGTGAGGGGTTCAACTCTCTGGAAGAAGCGGACGAGTTGGAAGAGGACTTTCTTGACCGGGCCTGGGGCCTGGAAGCGACTTCTCGCCTAAGCTGTCAGGCAAAGGTCGGAACGGAAGACATCACCGTCGAAATCCCGAAATATTCCCTCAACCATGCGGCCGAAGCGCCGCACTGA
- the hscA gene encoding Fe-S protein assembly chaperone HscA has product MALLQIAEPGQSPQPHQRRLAVGIDLGTTNSLVAALRSGLSEPLPDADGQVILPSAVRYHADRTEVGESAKLAASTDPLNTVLSVKRLMGRGLSDVKQLGDQLPYRFVGGESHMPFIDTVQGPKSPVEVSADILKVLRQRAETTLGGELVGAVITVPAYFDDAQRQATKDAAKLAGLNVLRLLNEPTAAAVAYGLDQHAEGLVAIYDLGGGTFDISILRLTGGVFEVLATGGDTALGGDDFDHAIAGWIITSAGLSADLDPGAQRNLLQTACAAKEALTDAASVEVSYGSWSAQLTREAFDALIEPMVARSLKACRRAVRDSGVELEDVVAVVMVGGSTRVPRVREAVAEAFGRQPLTEIDPDQVVAIGAAIQADTLAGNKRDGGELLLLDVIPLSLGLETMGGLMEKVIPRNTTIPVARAQDFTTYKDGQTAMMIHVLQGERELISDCRSLARFELRGIPAMVAGAAKIRVTFQVDADGLLSVAARELASGVEASIQVKPSYGLTDGEIAKMLKDSFQYAGDDKVARVLREQQVDAQRLLEAVQGALDADGERLLDAEERMVIDLQMQELAELMKGNDGYAIEQQTKRLSQVTDAFAARRMDQTVKAALAGRNLNEIEE; this is encoded by the coding sequence ATGGCTCTACTGCAAATCGCCGAACCCGGCCAAAGCCCTCAACCGCACCAGCGTCGCCTGGCGGTGGGGATTGACCTGGGCACCACCAATTCCCTGGTCGCTGCCTTGCGCAGCGGCCTGTCCGAGCCGCTGCCCGACGCCGATGGCCAGGTGATCCTGCCGTCCGCTGTGCGTTATCACGCCGATCGCACCGAAGTGGGCGAGTCGGCCAAGCTGGCGGCGTCTACCGACCCCCTGAATACCGTACTGTCGGTCAAGCGCTTGATGGGTCGTGGTCTGTCCGACGTCAAGCAGCTGGGCGACCAACTGCCTTACCGCTTTGTCGGTGGCGAGTCCCACATGCCGTTCATCGACACCGTCCAGGGCCCGAAGAGCCCGGTGGAAGTGTCGGCCGATATCCTCAAGGTGCTGCGCCAGCGTGCAGAAACCACCTTGGGCGGCGAGCTGGTCGGGGCGGTGATCACGGTTCCGGCCTATTTCGATGATGCTCAGCGCCAGGCCACCAAGGACGCGGCGAAGCTTGCCGGCCTGAACGTGCTGCGCCTGCTCAACGAGCCGACGGCAGCCGCTGTGGCGTATGGCCTGGACCAGCATGCCGAAGGCCTGGTCGCCATTTACGACCTGGGCGGCGGCACCTTTGATATTTCGATCCTGCGCCTGACTGGCGGTGTCTTCGAAGTACTGGCCACGGGTGGCGATACAGCCCTGGGCGGCGATGACTTCGATCACGCCATCGCGGGCTGGATCATCACCAGTGCCGGCTTGTCCGCCGATCTGGACCCGGGCGCGCAGCGCAACCTGCTGCAAACCGCCTGCGCTGCTAAAGAAGCGCTGACTGATGCTGCATCGGTTGAAGTGTCCTATGGTAGCTGGTCGGCCCAACTGACCCGTGAAGCCTTCGATGCTTTGATCGAGCCGATGGTCGCCCGCAGCCTGAAAGCCTGCCGGCGCGCCGTGCGTGATTCCGGCGTCGAGCTGGAAGACGTAGTCGCCGTGGTCATGGTCGGCGGTTCGACCCGCGTACCACGTGTTCGCGAAGCCGTGGCCGAAGCCTTTGGCCGCCAGCCGCTGACCGAAATCGATCCGGATCAAGTGGTCGCCATCGGTGCGGCGATCCAGGCCGATACCCTGGCCGGCAATAAGCGCGATGGTGGCGAGCTGTTGCTGCTCGACGTGATTCCGTTGTCCCTGGGGCTGGAAACCATGGGCGGCTTGATGGAGAAGGTGATTCCGCGCAACACCACCATCCCTGTTGCCCGCGCCCAGGATTTCACGACCTATAAAGATGGCCAGACGGCCATGATGATTCATGTGCTGCAAGGTGAGCGCGAGCTGATCAGCGACTGTCGCTCACTGGCGCGCTTCGAATTGCGCGGTATCCCGGCCATGGTTGCCGGTGCCGCGAAGATTCGCGTGACCTTCCAGGTCGACGCCGACGGCCTGCTCAGCGTGGCTGCGCGTGAATTGGCGTCAGGCGTCGAAGCGAGCATCCAGGTCAAGCCGTCCTACGGCCTGACTGACGGCGAAATCGCCAAGATGCTCAAGGACTCGTTCCAGTACGCCGGTGACGATAAGGTCGCGCGCGTACTGCGTGAGCAACAAGTGGATGCCCAGCGCCTGCTCGAAGCGGTGCAGGGCGCCCTTGACGCCGACGGCGAGCGCCTGCTGGATGCCGAAGAGCGCATGGTCATCGACCTGCAGATGCAGGAACTGGCCGAACTGATGAAAGGCAACGATGGTTACGCCATCGAGCAACAGACCAAGCGCTTGTCGCAGGTGACTGACGCCTTTGCCGCCCGCCGCATGGATCAGACGGTGAAAGCCGCACTGGCCGGGCGCAACCTGAATGAAATCGAGGAATAA
- the hscB gene encoding co-chaperone HscB, whose product MGTPCHFALFELQPSFRLDLEQLATRYRELARGVHPDRFADASEREQRLALEQSASLNEAYQTLKSPPKRARYLLAMNGGELPLEVTVHDPDFLMQQMQWREELEDLQDEADLAGVAVFKRRLKTAQDELNESFAACWNDAAQREQAERLMRRMQFLDKLSYEVRQLEERLDD is encoded by the coding sequence GTGGGCACTCCTTGTCATTTCGCTTTATTCGAGCTGCAGCCGAGCTTTCGGCTGGACCTCGAGCAGCTTGCCACGCGCTACCGTGAATTGGCGCGTGGGGTGCATCCGGACCGCTTCGCTGACGCTTCCGAGCGTGAGCAGCGCCTGGCGCTGGAGCAATCGGCCAGCCTCAACGAAGCCTATCAGACGCTCAAAAGTCCCCCCAAGCGCGCGCGTTACCTGCTCGCGATGAATGGTGGCGAGTTGCCGTTGGAAGTCACGGTGCACGACCCGGACTTCCTGATGCAGCAGATGCAGTGGCGCGAAGAGCTCGAAGACTTGCAGGACGAAGCCGATCTAGCGGGTGTCGCGGTCTTCAAGCGTCGTCTGAAAACCGCCCAGGATGAGCTCAACGAAAGCTTCGCAGCCTGTTGGAATGATGCGGCGCAACGTGAACAGGCCGAACGCCTGATGCGGCGCATGCAGTTCCTCGACAAGCTCTCCTACGAAGTGCGCCAGCTAGAAGAGCGCCTCGACGATTAA
- the bamB gene encoding outer membrane protein assembly factor BamB encodes MRDVIRWKHAALLALAVLAAGCSSNSKKELPPAELTSFKEEVVLQKQWSRSIGDGQGETYNMLVPAIDGDNIVAADVTGVVISMDRLNGDVKWKKDLELPVSGAVGVGYGLVMLGTLKGEVVALDSSTGEEKWRARVTSEVLAPPATNGDIVVVQTQDDRVIGLDASTGAQRWLYDSTPAVLTLRGTSGPVVTNNLAVAGLSTGKVVALDTQNGVPAWETRVAIPQGRSELDRVVDIDGGLLLSGETLYVATYQGRVAALDLQSGRINWQRDASSYAGVAQGFGSVYVSLASGTVESVDERSTTALWSNDSLARRQLSAPEVFSSYVAVGDFEGYLHLLSQVDGRFVGRERIDSDGLRARPLVVGNMLYVFGNSGKLEALTIK; translated from the coding sequence ATGCGTGACGTGATCCGTTGGAAACATGCAGCATTGCTGGCTCTGGCCGTTCTGGCCGCGGGTTGCAGCAGCAACAGTAAAAAAGAACTGCCTCCGGCCGAGCTGACCAGCTTCAAGGAAGAAGTCGTCCTGCAAAAGCAATGGAGCCGCTCCATCGGTGACGGCCAGGGCGAAACCTACAACATGTTGGTACCGGCAATCGACGGTGACAACATTGTGGCGGCTGACGTGACCGGCGTGGTGATCTCCATGGATCGCCTGAACGGCGACGTGAAATGGAAGAAAGACCTGGAACTGCCTGTGTCCGGCGCCGTAGGCGTGGGTTACGGCCTGGTGATGCTCGGCACGCTCAAGGGCGAAGTCGTGGCGCTGGACTCCAGCACCGGTGAAGAGAAATGGCGCGCTCGCGTGACCAGTGAAGTCCTCGCACCGCCTGCTACCAACGGCGATATCGTCGTGGTGCAAACCCAGGACGACCGTGTGATTGGCCTCGACGCCAGCACCGGCGCACAGCGCTGGTTGTATGACAGCACCCCTGCGGTGTTGACCCTGCGCGGTACCAGTGGTCCGGTTGTGACCAACAATCTGGCCGTTGCAGGCCTGTCGACCGGTAAAGTGGTCGCCCTGGACACCCAGAATGGCGTACCTGCGTGGGAAACCCGCGTGGCTATCCCGCAAGGTCGTTCCGAGCTGGATCGCGTCGTGGACATCGACGGCGGCTTGCTGCTGTCGGGTGAAACCCTCTACGTCGCCACTTACCAGGGCCGCGTTGCCGCGCTGGACCTTCAGAGCGGTCGCATCAACTGGCAGCGTGATGCTTCCAGCTACGCGGGTGTCGCCCAAGGGTTTGGCAGCGTCTACGTAAGCCTGGCGTCCGGTACTGTTGAAAGTGTCGACGAGCGTTCCACCACTGCGCTGTGGAGCAATGACTCCCTGGCTCGCCGTCAACTGTCGGCACCGGAAGTGTTCTCCAGCTATGTAGCGGTAGGCGATTTCGAAGGTTACCTGCACCTGCTGAGCCAGGTGGACGGTCGCTTTGTAGGTCGTGAGCGTATCGACAGCGATGGCCTGCGTGCCCGTCCGCTGGTCGTGGGTAACATGCTTTATGTGTTTGGCAACAGCGGCAAGCTGGAAGCCCTGACCATCAAGTAA
- the ndk gene encoding nucleoside-diphosphate kinase, with protein MAVQRTFSIIKPDAVAKNVIGEITTRFEKAGLKVVASKLKQLSKAEAEGFYAEHSARGFFGDLVAFMISGPVVVQVLEGENAIALNRELMGATNPKEAAAGTIRADFADSIDANAVHGSDSEAAAAREISYFFAATEVTTR; from the coding sequence ATGGCTGTTCAACGTACTTTCTCCATCATCAAGCCTGACGCTGTTGCAAAAAACGTCATCGGCGAGATCACCACTCGTTTCGAAAAAGCCGGCCTGAAGGTTGTAGCTTCGAAACTCAAGCAACTGTCCAAGGCTGAAGCTGAAGGTTTCTACGCTGAGCACAGCGCTCGTGGCTTCTTCGGCGACCTGGTTGCCTTCATGATCTCCGGTCCTGTCGTTGTTCAGGTTCTGGAAGGCGAAAACGCTATCGCTCTGAACCGCGAACTGATGGGTGCTACCAACCCTAAAGAAGCAGCTGCCGGCACCATCCGTGCTGATTTCGCTGACTCCATCGACGCCAACGCTGTACACGGTTCGGACTCCGAAGCCGCTGCTGCTCGCGAAATCTCGTACTTCTTCGCAGCTACTGAAGTAACCACTCGCTAA
- the ispG gene encoding flavodoxin-dependent (E)-4-hydroxy-3-methylbut-2-enyl-diphosphate synthase produces the protein MHGESPIKRRVSRKIWVGSVPVGGDAPIAVQSMTNSDTNDVAATVAQINRLEAAGVDIVRVSVPDMDAAEAFGRIKQLVKVPLVADIHFDYRIALRVAELGVDCLRINPGNIGREDRVRAVVDAARDRGIPIRIGVNAGSLEKDLQKKYGEPTPAALVESALRHVEHLERLNFQDFKVSVKASDVFMAVEAYRLLAKEIVQPLHLGITEAGGLRSGTVKSAVGLGMLLAEGIGDTIRISLAADPVEEVKVGYDILKSLHLRSRGINFIACPSCSRQNFDVVKTMNELEGRLEDLLVPLDVAVIGCVVNGPGEAKEAHIGLTGGTPNLIYIDGKPSQKLTNDNLVDELERLIRQKAAEKVAADAALIARG, from the coding sequence ATGCACGGCGAATCTCCAATCAAACGTCGCGTATCGCGCAAGATCTGGGTCGGCTCGGTGCCGGTGGGTGGCGATGCCCCCATCGCAGTACAAAGCATGACCAACAGCGACACCAATGATGTCGCAGCTACCGTCGCCCAGATCAATCGTCTGGAAGCGGCTGGCGTCGACATCGTGCGGGTTTCCGTGCCGGACATGGACGCTGCCGAAGCCTTTGGCCGTATCAAGCAATTGGTCAAGGTGCCGTTGGTTGCCGACATCCACTTCGACTACAGGATCGCGCTACGCGTGGCCGAACTCGGTGTCGATTGCCTGCGCATCAACCCGGGCAACATCGGTCGTGAAGACCGCGTGCGTGCCGTGGTGGATGCTGCCCGTGACCGCGGGATTCCGATCCGTATCGGCGTCAACGCCGGTTCCCTCGAAAAAGACCTGCAAAAGAAATACGGCGAACCCACTCCTGCTGCGTTGGTTGAGTCGGCACTGCGCCACGTTGAGCACCTTGAACGCCTGAATTTCCAGGACTTCAAGGTCAGCGTAAAGGCGTCCGACGTCTTCATGGCAGTAGAAGCCTACCGCCTGCTGGCCAAGGAAATCGTGCAGCCGCTGCACCTGGGGATCACCGAAGCCGGCGGTTTACGCTCAGGCACAGTGAAATCTGCGGTGGGTCTCGGTATGCTGCTCGCCGAAGGGATTGGCGATACTATCCGCATCTCCCTGGCGGCAGACCCGGTAGAGGAAGTGAAGGTCGGTTACGACATTCTCAAATCCCTGCATTTGCGTTCCCGTGGCATCAACTTCATTGCCTGCCCGAGCTGCTCACGGCAGAACTTCGACGTGGTGAAAACCATGAACGAACTGGAAGGGCGCCTCGAGGACCTGCTGGTACCGTTGGATGTTGCGGTAATCGGTTGCGTGGTCAACGGCCCGGGTGAAGCCAAGGAAGCCCATATCGGCTTGACCGGCGGCACGCCGAACCTGATCTATATCGACGGTAAGCCGTCGCAGAAGTTGACGAATGACAATCTGGTGGATGAGCTCGAAAGACTGATCCGCCAGAAAGCGGCCGAAAAGGTCGCGGCTGACGCAGCGCTGATCGCGCGCGGCTGA
- the hisS gene encoding histidine--tRNA ligase: MSKSLQAIRGMNDILPEQTPLWRYFEGTVARLLDNYGYKQIRMPIVEFTELFKRSIGEVTDIVEKEMYTFEDRNGDSLTLRPEGTAACVRAVLEHGLTGGGQPQKLWYIGPMFRHERPQKGRYRQFHQIGLEVFNLDGPDIDAELIVLTWRLWGLLGIRDAVKLELNSLGTSESRGRYRVALVEYLSAHLDKLDEDSQRRLKTNPLRVLDTKNADTQAVLVDAPKMADYLDDESRTHFEGLKARLDAVGIPYVINPKLVRGLDYYSKTVFEWVTDKLGAQGTVCAGGRYDGLVEQMGGKPTTGVGFAMGIERLILLLETLEQVPEEISRQVDVYLCAFGEAAELAALALSEKVRDQLPNLRLQVNAGAGSFKSQFKKADKSGALYALILGDDELAQQVIGFKPLRGQGEQQNIAFDALAAHLATCVVQG, encoded by the coding sequence GTGAGCAAGTCTCTGCAAGCCATACGTGGCATGAACGACATCCTGCCGGAGCAGACGCCGCTGTGGCGCTATTTCGAAGGCACTGTCGCGCGCCTGCTGGATAACTACGGTTACAAGCAGATCCGCATGCCGATCGTCGAATTCACCGAGCTGTTCAAGCGCTCTATCGGTGAAGTGACCGACATCGTCGAAAAAGAGATGTACACCTTCGAAGACCGCAATGGCGACTCCCTGACCCTGCGTCCGGAAGGGACCGCAGCCTGCGTGCGCGCCGTGCTTGAGCATGGCCTTACCGGTGGTGGCCAGCCGCAGAAACTGTGGTACATCGGCCCGATGTTCCGTCACGAGCGCCCACAGAAAGGCCGCTATCGCCAGTTCCACCAGATCGGCCTGGAGGTGTTCAACCTCGACGGTCCGGACATCGACGCCGAGCTGATCGTGCTGACCTGGCGCCTATGGGGCCTGCTGGGTATCCGCGACGCGGTCAAGCTTGAGCTCAACAGCCTGGGCACCAGCGAATCTCGCGGGCGCTACCGGGTTGCCTTGGTCGAGTACCTGTCCGCCCACCTGGACAAACTTGACGAAGACAGCCAGCGCCGTCTGAAGACCAATCCGCTGCGCGTCCTCGATACCAAGAATGCCGACACGCAAGCCGTACTGGTCGACGCGCCAAAAATGGCCGACTACCTGGACGACGAGTCCCGTACGCACTTCGAGGGCCTCAAGGCTCGCCTGGACGCGGTGGGTATCCCCTACGTGATCAACCCGAAACTCGTACGCGGCCTCGATTACTACAGCAAGACCGTATTCGAGTGGGTCACTGACAAGCTCGGCGCCCAGGGCACCGTGTGCGCCGGTGGCCGTTACGACGGCCTGGTCGAGCAGATGGGCGGCAAGCCGACCACTGGCGTGGGGTTTGCCATGGGCATCGAGCGCCTGATCCTGTTGCTCGAAACCCTGGAACAGGTCCCGGAAGAAATCTCCCGTCAGGTGGACGTGTACCTGTGCGCCTTCGGCGAGGCCGCCGAACTGGCTGCCCTGGCCCTGAGCGAAAAAGTGCGCGACCAGCTGCCGAACCTGCGCCTGCAGGTCAATGCCGGCGCGGGCAGCTTCAAGAGCCAGTTCAAGAAGGCTGACAAGAGCGGTGCGCTGTATGCACTGATCCTCGGCGATGACGAACTGGCCCAGCAAGTGATAGGTTTCAAACCCCTGCGTGGCCAGGGTGAGCAACAGAACATTGCCTTCGATGCGCTCGCCGCGCACTTGGCCACCTGCGTCGTGCAGGGTTGA